GACTGCAATTCAGTCACATGATTGGACTCATCACTTTGCACTTGATGCAGCTGATTCATTATCTACTACGATTAAGGGATGCTGAAAAGTGCATATTTGTTGACACAAGAGGGCCAGTTTGCTTCACAAGCCTTAGGGACCTTAAATTATTAGATTATTCAATTGTATTATTAATTTGTATTAGCATCTATGACCTACGGTATGCACAACTATAAGGTGATCCGCCAGTTGGCGGTACATTGCTTATCAGAATACTTGAAAATACTCACCCTTTGGTGCGCCTATTTATTTCTCTTATTGCTACATCTCCAGCCTCTGTCTCATCCAAGCATCTCTGTAAATGAAAATCAACACCTGCTTCCCTGGGCTGTGTCTAATCGTCCTTTTTACTCAGGAAAATTTTAaatgcaattattgggaacagatTAAATGTTTCCACTAATTCTCTGTACAATCATTGGTAGTGGTGATAGCTGCATGAACTGATAAATTCATCTCCTCAGTATGAGGATGGGCAATCACTACTGCAAATTCACATTCTCATACAGATTtgttgtttctggacagcagatgcCTGTTTATGTAGAATGATCTACTGTCCAGAAGTGATGATTTTTGGAGAACGGCTAAAAAATACAATTGCCCAATGTTTGCTCTTCCTCAGGTGATCAGCAGCACATTTACATCGGACCATTATGAGAAATAGGTGCTTCTACTaatgctcattcccaataattgtcttAGTGATTATCCAGTGTAAAATGACTTTGAATATATTTCCAACTCCGACGTTGATGGTATTTCACctttgggacctgctcctatctccagaacgaggCCCTTGaattgaaggagagcacactgcacatgcatGGTGTGTCTTCCATTCGCTTCCATGGGAGTTCCAAACATAGCTGAGCCAACGTGTTctgctattttctgaagttctaTAGCGGTGAATGAACAGTGCACCCAACATGCATATCCACCTCTCTATTCACTTTTATAGGAGAGTCGTAAGTAGCTGAGGCAGCACTTTTCTGGAAGTCTCACCAATGGAAGGTGGCTGTGTATGTGCAGCTGCCCTCTACTCACTTTGGGCATCCTGTTCTGGATATAGGTATACGTCCCAGGTAAGGTAAGATAAGGTATCTCATCCAGCCAACCAGTACTTTGCTTAGTACTGTTAAGGGGCTAGAACCCCCAAAACAGTGCTGTCTACAAATGGATGTCTCTGGTTTGTCTGTTGTAAAATAATTttcatatatctctatatatagaaACACAAGGACAATAAACAAATAAAACGGCATATAACTGCACAAAATGATAGAGGGGATCATTGTGGGATATGTAAATGAACTACACCAGGTCTTTTGTTTAGATAGCACCATATGTGGCCATGCAAGTTTGGTTAACAACTTCCTTCCCTTCTTCCTGCAAAAATGGTGAGCAAGGTCCTGAAACTTCATTGTCATTGCCCATTGTACTAGTGATAAGCTTGCTACTCTCGTGGAGGAAATTCTAAATCTAACAGAGCAGCCATAAAAAGTTATATAACTTGGAGGCCATTGGTAGGACTTTCACATTCCCACATAATGAAATATTTAATCTGTAAAGTATCTTTGAGAGTCATGTTTCTATAAATATATTGGAGTGTTATGCAATGTTCTGGTACATAGAATGAATGAATCTGATCCTTGTTTGTTATCTGACTGTCCTGCAGCCATGAAACCGTATGACAAACTATCAAAACAATCTGCACACAACCTAAACGCTGTAATTGTGTCGATCAAGTAGGTATTATCTGCTTTTCAAAAGCTTATTGTTGCTGTTGTTCTTTTGCTTCAGACTACTGTATGACCTCCTCAGGCACAGACTCCCAATATGTGCATATGACTTTCAGTTAAACTTTTGATCCTCAGTCATGCTGAAGTTCAAACAATATCACTAATCATTAACTTAATGTCAAATGAGTATAAAGCATATCGCAAAGGATTAAGGAATGAAAACTGAAGCTCTGAGGACAGGACAATTCTGAAACACCACTAACTGTTTTCTCTTCGATACCAGTCTTCTGTATCACTTACAGTGGTTGTTAAATAATTTAGATTTCAGTGCAAAATGTCAAGTCTATGGTCCCTTAAAACTGAAACTTTACATAGTAATAGCACATAAGTACTGTAAAGAAAAATTTCAACCAGTCCAAATAATCTACAGGCTAAAATCTTTTATTCGGTCTCAGGTACTGGTTTAGTTTTGTGTACTGTTGATTTGGCAGAAATTACTATTTGTTATTCTACATTTATGGTTACCATAGAGTATCTTCCAGGTGTCATTGCTTTGTCACAACAGTTCTCTAGTTTTCTTTAACCATtttgctaccagcgccgtacatgtacgtcgCTGGTAGCGCTGTGCAAGCATGACGCCCGCTCGCGCGTGCAGTGGGGGGTCATGGCCAgcaagtctctgctgtttcaaacagcagagacctgcggctaattaccacaACCGGGAATAATACCGACCgcagtaattaaatgctttagatgccttgatcaagtgagatcacggcacctgAATGCGCAAAAACACAGCCAATCGAGACTTAAGTAAATGCGCTGAATGCGCTGAGTCTCTACGGAGAAATTCAGAGCATtgatgctgcaattcttattttggccaccagatggcaggtcaacataagaaatgagcaaaatgctaagaaattgtcattttttatatctccttataggtcaaaatgaaaaaaaaacccaTAATTTATAAGGTCATTTGAGccttaaaatgataaaaaaatgaaagttaaaaaaagaaaaaaatattaaagtttgaatcacccccctttccgcataagaaaaaaaaaaaaaaatacaataaatgtaAACATCCTGCATATCACGGCAACTGAAAACGCCCATtatattaaagtaaaaaaataataataatacaatacagtgaatggcgtaacggaaaaaaagggtcaaaatggccaatttgccattttttcattgcaaatttttttttaaataaaatgtgattCAAAAATCATGCACACTCCAAGATGGCATGAATAAAAACTATGACATGTCTTGCAAAAAAATTAGCTCAGTAGAcagaagtataaaaaagttatggggggtcagaatatggtgatgtaaaaagaaAATCTCAAAGTTTACACTATTtacacataaaaaacctatacatatggggtatcgttgcaATCATACTgcaccagagaatgaagggcatgggtcagttttgccataaacaaAATGCCGTGGAAACAAACTCCGTAAAACAGTggagggattgttttttttttttcccaattccacccaatttggaattttcctacggcttcccactacattttatgccataattaatgttggcattggaaagtacaactagTCCCTCaacaaataagccctcatacagctatgtgactggaaatataaaaaagttatggctcacggaaaatagggaagaaaaatgaaacggcaaaaaaagaaaaaaaaaacggctgggttcacatctgcactttTAATTCCGGCAGTATGTTGCGGTGGAGAAACAGACTGCTGGAATTCTCTGTATCCGGCATGTATGCCGGCTTTCAACTGGACAAAAAAAACCtacatgcagcattttttgtctggccgaaagcCGGCATAAATACTGTATCGGAAGGCGGTGGGATACTCGTCACATGGGAATCCGGCAATGCGCAGTGGTATGCGGCTGTGCTGGATATGGTAAACTCTGCCAGAACAGAGTTTAAAAGCCCAgatatgaacccagcctaattCAGTCTCTAGATAAATGAAAGAGAACACCACTATAGCCCTAATGCTCATTATACCTCCCCCTCAGCTTTGATTGACGGGCCTTACAGCTCTGTGTCATGGTGCCTGCCGTTGTAACACACTCATAATCATTGGTGGTCCAGTGCTGCCCACAGTTTCATGGGAAAGTAAGTATAGGATGAAAAGGTAAGTATAATCTCCTTCCTGCACAGTGCTtgttctgctgccaccaatgactccATACAGGATATATAGCACTTGACCACCAAGGATTTGTCAGTGTGTTACAAGGGCAGACACCATTACACAGGGCTATTAGCTCTGTCAATCAAAACTGAGGGGGAGTATAATGAGTACTAGGGGCATAGCTTTAGCGGTGTTTAAATGCTACagccagccccttggtgctccaactGCTGATCTGCATAAAGATCATTTCTGATTTCTCCACAACCATGCCAGCTACAAGgcaaagaaaggtattgttttctACAGAATGATCAACCCTATCATGTCAATTGCCTGGTTTAAGGAGGTCCCCATGATGTCATCCGCAGTacttcctcataggcttcaggcctagtggcttgAACAGAGAGAACACTGTGAACTGATAGGGTTTTAGGCTAGGGGCCACAGAAAAGTTCCTTTAGGGGCTGCATGTGGCCTGGCCACTGCGTGTTTCAGACCTCTGGTCTGTTATCACGTTATCTACTTAGTAGAGTGGTGCAGCAGGTTTATGCAGTGCCCTGCACCATCACTACTAAATAGACAATGAGAAGGTAGAAAGACCGTTGTAATTATTCAAACTGGTAGACAGCACGGTCAGATTCCCACAGTCTGATACTGGGGACCTCATCATTATTATAAAATCCCTGAAAAATCTCTTAGCGGCCTGTAGCATCAGTGTTGTTTATTTAATTGAAGAACATCACTGATTATGCAAATTTTGGTGTTTTGAGTCTTTTGTAGATCTCTAGATATTTCTTTCTATTTTATCTTCAAAATATTTCTTTTGAGTTTAGATCTTAAAGTGCCTTTGATGAATTGCATTTAATATGAAGTTTATTTCTTCACAGTTACCGTCTAGCTCCAAAGTTTCACTTCCCGATCCAGTTTGATGATGTGTACAATGTAGTTCAATTTTTTCTGCAAGAAAAGGTCCTAGAAAAGTATTCTGTAGATCCCAGTCGTATTGCAGTATCTGGAGACAGTGCTGGAGGAAACTTAGCTGCTGCTGTGGCACAAATGGTAAGACTGCAAAGATACATTATTTGCCAGTTTCCAATGTTATCTCTGTAATGATTTTTTATTACTTTGGCCTTTATGCATAGTGTCGTATTAGAAATGTGTGTTATATGGTTCCATAATAGGTTGCCTATAGCTTGCTATTGAAGAATTCTGTACTTCCCAATTCTGACCCCCAGTAagcataattggggtaatttatctaactggatttccaaaagagctgtcaaaaatgaaaggtggaaaggtggaatctgatggctgctatgggcaactaagccagttctactttactccagtttgataatttaccccaaatgtccctatagtgtccacagaagctataatgtcccctagagtgcccccacactgcccccccccccacagtaatttcccccacactgccccctatagtaattttccccacacagtaatttcctgcaccctgccccatacagtagttttccccacactgcccccccacacaataatttcccccacatagtaatgttACCCACATTGCACCCATATAGTAATgcaccccacacagtaatttccaccacataaTAATTttacccacactgcccctatacagtagtttccccccacattgccccacatagtaatccctcccataataatttgcccccacacagtataccaccatattttttttccctacatAGTAATCTGCCCCCAGTGTACTCtcttcacatgtcctcctgtgtgtccccccatgtcccccaaagttggcacataaaataaaaaaataaaaaataaataaaagctaaatactcacctatgtccaggcgcgCGATGGCAGTAgcgcacacttcactgtgctgccTCCTGGCACAGGcgcgcgtgatgacgtcatcatccaTGCCTGCCccgggattttactaccgcataggcctcaggcctattcGCTGTCTCCAATGCACGGAGAACATTCATCCGGCCTCCGAGATGGATCCAAACCCATtcagcttgaatgggtccattatactcctgttccacaaaaagagcaagttttatctttttgtggaacggaagtatggagcggaaccccacagaagcactccgtagtgcttctgtagggttccgttccatgcttctgttctgcaccattccgcatttctgtattcacttgaatgggtccacatccgtgaagcggaatgcacacggagcagTGTCTGTTTATTGTGGATCCGCATATGCAGTCCACAAACGGAACAcctacgttcgtgtgcaggaggccttacaggtcgatgttagcgtcaaaaaGAAGCAcagtccttttacaccatcgtcaactgattccacatagatgtctacagaacctgttctattaaatgcttatacaagtagagcccccctgacagagtggagaggttgtcagcggtaagtttgtgttgacgtcgctgattaatttgcccttactctcatccgtcagaacaataacccacaaaaaactgatcctgtctgtggagcatccgccttcactcggatagcatttggtcagtaatccatcagtattgctaatgcccaaaaaaaaaaacagaagtggatctaaaacagatgacacgtgaatggaatatttgcatggcttctgtgttttgtacccactcctgctttaggctaccaaatcataagccaattctgatgggaccatacaggccttacagctgctacacagacaggatccattgtgcgtctcatttttccttccttctgacagaacagaagaagtgtcaaataaatgatgatgtcagccaggtcgaaagccaaaatagtggacatgtcatgaagtggggagggtgggaacaacatgagaagtccacacagtggacctatgacataggggtgaggtggaagcagcatgaggagaccacagagtgacccaatgacatggtctggaggtggcagcagtacgaggagaccacagagtggcccaatgacagggtctggggtTGGTAGCATCAgcagaaggccactgagtggtacaatgacagggtctggaggtggcggcagtatgaggaggccacagagcggtctCGTATAactcacatataactgcagaagtgaactgagaatatatttttctttttgtactgaaataggccactaaacgcttttaccgcaaataactgcaccagtgaagtgtgtatatattttcgtttttgtactgaaataggccactaaacgctttcaccacatataactgcagaagtgaactgcgtatatatttatctttttccacagatataagctactaaatgcttttcaacatagcacttgcaccccaagaacaaattgctggaatgacagagctgtttaatggctatttggatccccaaataatccttgcacttgtaaatcactttttttttcattacaagGTTTTTcccatcactgtccctagcgccttttcACGTCTGTGTCTGCACTCAGAAAACTGGAAATtgcctgaatccaagatggctgaggcaatttatagggctgtgacatcacaggactggctggctgctgattggctgcatgcatggcattatgggtcatcccgccttcccagagttccttgtcccatgtcatcacatgtgtagccgccattttagctgccattttaggaaaaattgtgattcgttaccataaagagcgaggaaatttgcattagttgcaaatcaaattttttgggaaatttggatcaaattccacttcgtcagcttcgatttactcatctctagttacaataATAGTCAAAAGTAGAATTAAATGAATTACACAAAAAACGTATTGCCTACATTTCTTACAGATTAAAAAAGAATGTGTTAGAAAATGAAATTTCATTGATGCTTGTCTAAAAAATAGACCTTAAAACCAGTTCCCTTCAACTATATGAGGGCTTGCTGGTCTCAGTGTTCTGAACAAAGATAAACATGTTGACTCTGCATGTGATGAAATAGTTGCTGACTCCTATACAGCCGTTAATTTGTTTCTTAAGACATTGATTTGATTTTTACAGCTGCTTCACGACCCAGAAGTCAATGTGAAATTCAAGATTCAAGCATTAATATATCCAGTTCTCCAAGCTCTTGACTTGAATACTCCATCTTACAAAGAAAATCTCTACATGCCTTTACTCTCCAGGACTCTGATGGTCCGTTTCTGGAGTGAATACTTCACCACAGATCGATCCCTGTTTGAAGCAATGATGTCTAACAAACATATAGGATCTGAAAATGCTCATTTATTTAAGTATGTTAACTGGAGTACATCGTTGCCTGAATCCCTAAAAAAGAATCACGTTTACAATATGCCTAAGAACCAGAATACCTTGTTTGTTAAAAAGTACCCAGGACTTTTGGATGTGAGAGCTTCTCCTTTGTTGGCAGCCGATGAACAGTTATCTGGTCTGCCACTGACATATGTAATTACCTGCATGTATGATGTGCTTAGAGATGATGGCTTAATGTATGTGTCAAGACTTAGAAAAGTTGGGGTACATGTAGTACATGAACACTATGACACGTTCCATGGTATATTTTTAATGAATGTATGGCCATTTGATTTTTCTTTAGCAAATCGTGCGGTGGACAAATATCTAGACTGGCTCGATACCAACCTGTGACAAGTCTATAAGGAAATTAGTACAATGTCTTAATGATTTTTGGTGTTAATTCCTGTTCCTACTAAAATAAGAGACACCTATTTTACAACAGCTTGCCTCTCCGTGTGTCTTCTAA
The genomic region above belongs to Bufo gargarizans isolate SCDJY-AF-19 chromosome 4, ASM1485885v1, whole genome shotgun sequence and contains:
- the LOC122934252 gene encoding arylacetamide deacetylase-like; protein product: MVSKSLCFVLLSVLLAYYIYKPLPDNMEEKWKVMLMDATFRSLGHLATVAEIFGVKHYMEVMMLLTHAEHTEPTSDSHVIVTDTSFNNVPVRLYIPKEQSKALRRAIVYIHGGGWCLGSAAMKPYDKLSKQSAHNLNAVIVSINYRLAPKFHFPIQFDDVYNVVQFFLQEKVLEKYSVDPSRIAVSGDSAGGNLAAAVAQMLLHDPEVNVKFKIQALIYPVLQALDLNTPSYKENLYMPLLSRTLMVRFWSEYFTTDRSLFEAMMSNKHIGSENAHLFKYVNWSTSLPESLKKNHVYNMPKNQNTLFVKKYPGLLDVRASPLLAADEQLSGLPLTYVITCMYDVLRDDGLMYVSRLRKVGVHVVHEHYDTFHGIFLMNVWPFDFSLANRAVDKYLDWLDTNL